The Cryptomeria japonica chromosome 6, Sugi_1.0, whole genome shotgun sequence genomic interval AAAATacctcaagaaaataaaaattcatcGTTGTCAATCTCAAAATTGGCATGAGACTCATCTTGTATGAATTCTCATGGAGAATAACTTAAAAAAATCTCATAATTATCAACCGCCTCAAATATTAGGGAGCAAATTGCTTTAGGCCAATTACAAGTACGCAAAGGAGGATCGCCGGCCGTCATTTACTAAGATATTACGTTTATACGGAGCTGATATTTTAGAGATTTGCCGGGAAAACAAAACAATGTAATAAATTTGCAGCTGATAAAATCTGTTGTCCTTTGATTACTAAAACTGATGCAGAATCGTACATTCATTCACATGCGGGATTTATACGTTGAAAATGTGATTCTATTAATACGCCAGCAAAATTGGGAGACGGGAAAGGAAATGGGGGGGAATCAGAGAAGATGGCTCGTAGAGTAATTGACAGCACGCAGCATTCAATAGTTACCATCATTTGGGAATGATACCAGAGTGGAAAAGGACTGCTCGCAGAGAAAGAAACCAGAGAAATAAAAAGGACAAAAGATGGGATAGAGATAAAATGATTCCAATAAAAAAATGTACAGACACCTTTACCTCTCTTACACAAGTCCAAAAGCAGAGAGTTGAATGGTTAATTAAAGTGTATAcagcagagagagagagacattCATCAGTATCACCCATTCCCACTGGCAGCTCTCATATCCCCAAGCAATCAAAACACACACGCCATCAGTAAAGGAAAAAAGGGGGGTTTAGGTTGATTGGCCTTTTCTGTTTGGTTTTTTCTATTCTAAGGCAAGATCCTGTGCAAAAATTGGTAATAATGTACAGGGGTCCCAAGATTTTCTGATGCTTTCTGCATCTGTGTCTGCTTCTGCGTCAACTCCTGATAAAAAAGCATTTTGCTTAGTATATGGCAAAGCCCAGGTCCCTTTTCTTGTGGGCTTCCAAAATTGAGCGGTCTGTCTGCAGGACTGTACGAAAAGAAGAGTACAACAGCGATGGATGGATCATCTTCTGATTTTAAACTCTGTCTTTTGTTTGCACGCCGAGCTGGGTAGTGTATGTGCGCGGACCCCATAATCAACACGCTCTGGTGGTTTTTGGAATACAAAATTTTTGCCTCTGGATGAAGTTCGGATGAGTTCAGCAGGGTGGTTTGTTGTAGATAACAATTTGCTTTGCTTCTGCTTTCCCCAATGAATTGCAAATGTCCTCTGCGATTCTTGTGGCGTCCATTGATGTGCCCAGCAAGCCTTTTTTCGTGAAATTGCAAATGTCCTCTGCAATTCTTGTGGCGTCCATTGAAGTACCCAGCAAGCCTTTTTTCGTGAATCCCACTGCATACAGACCGGTTTGTCCCTTCCATCCATGGGGAAAGGGCACCTTGGGAAGCCCATCTTCTGAGAAGAAATCACATTCCTAAACaagagaagaaagaagatcagatttaGAAAACACAATGAATGAATCTTGCGTTGGAATCAGGCCAAAGAAGAGGAAACTGGAAGTGGGCTGTTGATTGGGGTCGTTTTGTATACCTTGAGCCAAGAGGGCACATTGCTCCTGTATCCAGTAGCAAGAATCACAGTATCAAAATCCTTCTCTTGCCCATCTACAAATTTGACTCCGCGAGATGTGAAACTATCTATTGCCGGCAATACCTGTAAAAACAGAGATTCATAATAAACCCATTAGATTCCATTTCTTGGTTTATATACCACAAGCATAAAAAAATCTGATAatcagagagagagacagagaaatGGACATTCTGTGTAGTACCTTGATCTGCCCTTTTTTAATTTTGGCGAGAGTTCCAACGTCCAGTACAGGAGTTTTCCCACACTTGTTCTTGAGCTCCAGAGGCCCCATCCCAGGCCTCCTGAGACCATACTTGCTAGTGTCGCCCAGCATCACCCAAGCCAACAAAAGCAGCAGAAAATCCACCACCCAAAGCGGCAGCCATTTGAGAAGCCACATCGCCAATCCAAAAGTCGATCTCCCAAGCATTTCTCTCGGCAAAACATGGACCTGAAAAATTTCAAAACCAAAACAATTTGCCACCTGTTCAGCATCAGATCATTCTAAAAACACCAAAAACCACCGCCATCAACCAAATTACATAACCCATTTTCTACTTACAGAGCTGCGGACGACGATGGAAGGATTGGCATTGTGGTTGCAGAGATCAAGAGACATTTCCATCCCCGAATTCCCACACCCAACAACCAACACATTCTGTCCTTCAAATTCCTCCCCGGTTTTATACCCACTCGCATGAAAAATCCTTCCCTGGAAACACTCACTCCCAGAGAATTCAGGAACCACAGCTTCCGCATTCTCTCCGGTGGCCACAATCAACCACCGGCAAAAATACTCTGTCTCCATCCCATTCCTCTTATTCACAGTCATCACTCTCCACAACCCACAAGTCCCATCATAGAAAGCAGATTCCACCGACTCATTAAACTCAGGGCAAATATGAAATCTCGCCGCATACGTTTCCAAGTATTCAATAAACTGGTACTTGTCAGGGTAAACAGGGAACTGTTTCGGAAACGGCATTAAAGGCAGCTCACAGAACTGTTTGGGCAAATGAAGCTTCAATCTATCATAAGTTCTATGCTGCCATAATGAAGCTATGCAATCTGCTCTTTCTAGTATAACACTCGCGACTCCCTTTTCTTTCAGGCAGGCTGCTGTTGCTAGCCCTGAAGGCCCTGCCCCTACAATTACAGGCCCTTTTGTCCAAACacacttcctcttcttcttcttcaaaaaatGGTCGTTTGATTCTTTCCCACTTTGTTCTGAGCAAAGATTCACACTCGCAGCAACCGCCATGGCAACTACGTAGTACCAAAGAAATGCTGAACAAGACAATAACATCAACGTTTCAAGCAGCAGATCAATTTTTTACTATCTCCTTCTTACAAAACTTAGTCGTTGGTATTGCGCATGCGTTGGATATATAAGCATAAACCAACCGTCCCCAAGATCAAACCAAAGAAAGGCCCCAAAGAAAAGGATCGCGTTTTAAAAAAAGATGTAAAGCAAAACGGAGGTATTGTTGTAGGTAATGGTGGTGATGGAGGAATAGCGGCGCTAACAAATGTTGCAGCGATCAAACAAAGAAAAAAGTCTAGATATAGAACGTTTTTATTTAACTCCCTGTGGATCCAGGCTTGTTTAGAGGAGTTGTAGGCTCTACAGGAGCCACACAATCTTAGGGTTTGTTTAATGTGAGGAAATACATTTTGATTCTTGGAACAACGGGACCGGTAATGGTGTAGGCTTGTTAGACTGGCGTAGAGGAAGGAAAAGCAGAGGAGGACAACGGGTTGACGTTGACGTTTCAAGCGTGCGCCGCCAGAACCCCAGGCCGGTGCTCTTTCCGAATACCCAAACTTTTTTAATGCCTCCATTACTTCGAATCACAAGTGTGTGAGGGTTTTATGGCAACCCAAAGCCTCTTCCTCGCTTGTGTTTCAAGTACATTTTAGAAGTATGAGAGATAGTCTTGTCATTTAATACTGTAGATCTGAAAAAGACCCTTATTTATTTTGCTTTCCTTTTTCTTTCACTCTTTCACTTGGAAATGATAGATGTGGAAACTTCTTATATGATTCTTAAGCTTTTGCCTCTACTTTGTAAAACATTATATGGTAGATGGTGGAAACTTCTCATATGATTATTAAGTTTTGCCTCTACTTTGTAAAACATTATACAGTACAAATTTTTCATATGATTCTTAAGTTTTGCCTCTACTTTGTGAAGCATTATATGAGACAAACTTCTCATATGATACTTTTTAAGTTTTGCCTCTACTTTGTGAAGCATTATATGATAGATGGTGGAAACTTCTCATATGATTTTTAAGTCTTGCCTCTGCATTATATGATAGATGGTGGAAATTCTCATATGATTTTTAAGTTTTGCCTCTGCATTATATGACACATGGTGGAAACTTCTCATAGGATTCTTAAGTTTTGCCTCTACTTTATAAAACATTATATGGTGGATGGTGGAAACTTTTCATATCACTCTCAAGTTTTGCATCTATTTGTAAAAACTTTATAAATATTTGGGCTTTGTAGATGTAACTATTAAGTATCAATGTAGATATATAGCAATAATATATATTATCGACCAACAAAAGACTTGCAAGAAGTAGAAAAAGACCAAGCGTTATCTAGACGCTGCTTGTGGGGAGGACTCAATTGACTCCCTGTCGAAAATCACAACTATCTTTGTTAAATGGCTTTCGTGTCTTGTATTACTTTTGTAGTgttattgtttctttgttgttCTTAGGCTTTGGGCTAGCTAgggagttgttgttgttgttgttgcttgtGACTCTATTCCACTGTGGTTAACTTTTTGCAAATGAGTTTAGGACCCTTCCTTGCTTAATCTATCAAAAAGATCAaacctaatttttttcttttctttttttttttcgctTCTAAATGATAGACAGTGGAAACTTCTCATGTGATTCTTAAGTTTTGCCTCTACTTTATAAAGCATTAAATGGTAGACAATGAAAAATTTGTATATCGCTCTCAAGTTTTGCATCTACTTACAAAAACTTTATAAATATGTGGGCTTTGTAGATGTAACTATCAACTATTAATGTAGATATCTAGCAATAACATATGTTATCgaacaacaaaaaacttgcaagaaGTAGAAAAAGACCAAGCGTTATCTAGAGGCTACTTGTGGGTAGGATTCAATGGAGTCCCTGTCGAAATATTGGAACTATCTTTGTTAGTTGGCTTTTGTGTCTTGTATTAATTTTACATGGTATTCTTGTTTCTTTATTGTTTGTAACTTTTGGGTTGGCTAGGTAGccaattttgttgttgttgttgttgttgtttatgaCTCTATTATGCTATGGTTAACCTTTTCAAATGAGTTCAAGGCCCTTCCCTTCCTTCCCTACTTAATCTATCGAAAACATATATTGTCAATGGTGAATTATGTCtaattatgaaggaaaataacTATTTCCCTAAAACTAGACCAATCAAGTGAAGCGCATGCACAAGTAACAATTATATTAGATCAATGGAATGAATGGCCTTTGGGCATGTGAATTGTAAAATAGTAAAATACTAAAGTATGAGTGCATACACTTGTAACAATTATCTTATATCAATAAATGAGGTCTATTTGTAGGCCATTTAGATAATGATGTTGTTTATGCaaaaaaggtctcaatggagaagtgatagcttcatgTCCACTCTGAATCCACTAACAGGGATCCAAACATGGATGAAATAAACGCCTCTAAATTAGGAGGATAATCAGGTTCCATTATCAACATGCCCATGTTATAtttgaaatagagagagagagagagaggggggagggagaaatATGGATAAAGAGAGAGGGGGAAGCGAGAGGGAGatgggtaaggagatagagatagagatggaatgGGGATGGAGATGGAaaaggatacacacacacacaaatatagagagagagagagagagagagagagagagagagagagagagagagagagagagagagagagagagagagagagagagagagagagagaggggggaatatAAGGTTCGACATAGAGAAAGgggggggggagatagagagaCATAGAGATATACAAACATAGAGAAGtagacataaaaaaaaatattgatggATAGAGGGAAAGATAAATAGGAGAGAGGGGGGGAAGGAGATACAAAGACAAAGTGATATACAAACATAGAGAAGGAGAGATAAACAAATATTGATGGAGAGAGGCaaagataaatgagagagagagagagggagttacCTTTCTTTCTCTTTGTGTCTCTCTCTATATTTTGTTattgataatatataatatatataatatgctTATTACAAAATTCTAGCACAATTATTAATGATAAAAGTACAATATAATATGATAACTTTAATCATAacgtattatataataaatattaatgatatacttaataataaataattttaatttatatattataagcTATGATATATAAATAATGAATATATTTAAAGTATTAGTATAATGTTATATATTATAAATCAAATAacattaattatatataatattttttaataatttttttatatactaTATAATAACGATAATATAGTATAATACTAATAAGATAATATTATAGTAAATTTTACTATATAATAATATCTAACA includes:
- the LOC131064207 gene encoding probable indole-3-pyruvate monooxygenase YUCCA9, with translation MLLSCSAFLWYYVVAMAVAASVNLCSEQSGKESNDHFLKKKKRKCVWTKGPVIVGAGPSGLATAACLKEKGVASVILERADCIASLWQHRTYDRLKLHLPKQFCELPLMPFPKQFPVYPDKYQFIEYLETYAARFHICPEFNESVESAFYDGTCGLWRVMTVNKRNGMETEYFCRWLIVATGENAEAVVPEFSGSECFQGRIFHASGYKTGEEFEGQNVLVVGCGNSGMEMSLDLCNHNANPSIVVRSSVHVLPREMLGRSTFGLAMWLLKWLPLWVVDFLLLLLAWVMLGDTSKYGLRRPGMGPLELKNKCGKTPVLDVGTLAKIKKGQIKVLPAIDSFTSRGVKFVDGQEKDFDTVILATGYRSNVPSWLKECDFFSEDGLPKVPFPHGWKGQTGLYAVGFTKKGLLGTSMDATRIAEDICNFTKKGLLGTSMDATRIAEDICNSLGKAEAKQIVIYNKPPC